The Topomyia yanbarensis strain Yona2022 chromosome 3, ASM3024719v1, whole genome shotgun sequence nucleotide sequence gttaattttttttaaatttgtgatgtacgttttccaatttttaatatattcctgtttctttttttgttctttttccagtttttcatcttttttgcctttttccttatttttttatttttgtatcttttttttaatttttttaaatataatttgtattctctttttaaattttgtctccctgtttatatttttgcattcttttattctttattatatttgtatttttttattagtttgtttatttttactttcAAAATCATAATTTTGAAGGTGATTTCcgtgttttaatttatttttttatgaagcaatttttttacccatttatttactttttaattAGAGTGTTACAAACGAGCTTTTATTGTTACTATACCGAGGACACCACCTTGAAAACAGTGAAACTTATTCTTGCTCTCTACAATATGCATCAAATGCAATTTTGCAATATGCATCAAATGCAATGTTGTGGTTTTCTAGTTTTTTAAACGGTTGCGGTATTTTTCTTTTCTtcgttcttttttatttttttatttacagaattgtttaaatttttcattttgtttttcgttATTTCTTATTCTCCCCTTTTATCCATATTTTGTACCTTTATCGCCCAATTTCTTCTTATGCTTTTGTTTCTCAACTTTTATTAAAATTATCTTTAGTTTGTTTTAAGATTactctatttttttcaaatgatactAAAAAAGAATACCCTTGCTCATTTTatggtttttttattttctacggacacttttatttgttgttaccaaaaaacttataaaatggaaaaataaagcGTTTGAAGTACgctttatttttccattttgtaagtttttcggtcactttttgattttttgtattctttttatttgttttcttaaattatttgtttaaacatagattttttatttaatgttcgtttcttattttttgttttttttgttccttTAAGTTTGCgctttaaaaaatttatttcgatttttccttgattaacccattcatgcccatgttgcttgtggacaacaacgtttttaaacagctataacttttgattgaggcaagatttgctcacaaaacaagtaaggctaataaatgtgactattggttttcatttgagtattaacagttacaaggatcagctttagaactgaagttattgcaattagtctgattgaactccgatggagcagtgctgccagggaccgtttacaTTAACgacggaaaattaatttttcatataacttcgttatatTGCAATATtagtaaaaactgataaaacttatcaatttagactatttgtggctacgttttccacgcagttggactattgtaaacaTTCTAGGAAAGTTGTAGTGAgcattgaaaggtaaaaattgagctgctttctagcactgcaagaaaagcacctacctttatgaaaaaggtttttcgagtttcttgaccccaccgttttaaaggaaaaacagttttgaaaccctacatgcactagaaaagaagttgggcatgaaaggtttaatattttttgttttttttcctggATTTTTTTCGTATCTTTtctcttgatttttttaaaaaaatttgtttcttatttttattaattcaaatttaatgtttttctcaatttttaattttgtttttatgtatGTTTTTCtgctattttcaaaattttaatacttTGTACTTATTCcgtgtttttattattttattatcaagtaatttattatttttaaaatagttttatcCATTTAGAAATAggggttttcaaaaaaaaattattgtttctAAACCGGGGATTCCACGATGAAAACAGTAAAAGTTCTTGTCACACTATTTGCTCATAACTATGCGACTGATTGCAATTTATTTAAACTAAGCGTTATTACTTTCTAAAAGATTATATTAATTTGAAGCGGCCAAATTTCATACTAGTTCTCCAGTTTTCTTCATATATTCTGAGTCTTTCGCCCTCCACCGAAACAAAACGCGCGACGctagaaaacattttcctaccGCATCCGTCCCACTTTTCTAGCAACGACATTATCAAGCCGTAgttaaaagcaaatattaaCCAACATTATTGTGAGAAAAAGGGTCGCCGCCATGTCATTACGGAAGGGTAGGTTGAATGTGTCTTCCATTCTTCCGGTGAACCTAGTAAGAAATGCTTCGTTAACAAAACAGGGTATCCCACACCAGTTGGTCCAGCCAGTCAGCCAACCGGCCCGCATTTTTTTTCCTCCAAAATGTATACTCAGCAGAAGTTTTACACACACATAGTAGCCCGCTTCATAATGATAATGCCTTTTCTCATCACCAGGAACCCATTCCAGAGAATGGCACGTACGGTATTAACGAAAACGTGTCGACCGGTTTCCCGGTCCTTGCCCAGTGTTGCAAATGATTTCGGCATTCCACCGAAGGTCGGAGCAGGCCGAACTGGCATAGGTTGAATTGCTTCGGCTGGGATGGTATCTAGTTGGAAACTCTTTATGATTATTTCTTCTTACATATATGTCAACACTGATCAGAAGTAAAGaagaataagttttttttattggtgattttgctattttttcagaTGTAAAACTCTGGACTAATCAACCGAACAAACTCTCGTAAAAGTCCTGAAAGTCTCTCTGAATGTATTAACTATTTATTTATGAAGTTATTATtagcgtttcggattctcctcatcagtaccTAGCGCCTTCTTGGTGTCATTTAGATGCTAAATCCAAACTGGCACCAGTTGGACTAGATTAGTTATTGAATTTtcgtttcaacttcgtctcatcagaatcagacgctaacttagtgacaggatgaAGCTTGCACCGGATTGAAGCTAtctccaaaaaaatcgaaaacgcaATTTCTATTTCAAAGCAAACTCccagtcctgcgtgatgtcccgcaagaaaaggagctcaTTTCAATCTGATGAGGTGTAgttaaatcgaaacatttggtttgacttagcaagccaatgcaagatgcactatgTCACATTTATCCTAATTTAATGgcgaaaatttaaattattttttctccactaaggagaaaattgtttaaaacaagaacatttgcgcgttaagggcacaaatcTTATAACTAAATTGATTACAGAGTTGTGTTTCGACTTAATCTCATCGGAGcactccactaaggagaaaaataaCATTGTTACATTGGCTTGCTAAATCAAACCAAAAGCTTTGATTTCACCAGTTCTCATCGGCTTAAAATGAACTCCTTTTcctgcgggacatcacgcagagCTAACGGTTCTCTCAGAAACAGAAATTCTGATGAGTTGAACCGCAAACTCCATAACTAATTCAGTTATAAGTTTTGTCGCgcaaacgatttttttagtggAGAGAAACcagtttttactaaaatattcttcactaaggagaaaaatagCTTAGTGGACCAAATAGACGCTTAATCCAAAGAGTCATACGTCTTGCATGGGACATAAACGACCGACTTGTTCTGATTGATGTCTCTGAAAGCAAACACAAAAGTTCTGTTTCGCATTACGTCTTTCCCATCAGCAAACCCGAACTTCTGTGCTTGCCTTTCGAGACATCACCCGGAATCTTGCCTTCCGGGACATCACTGGGAAGCTTTCCGAGACATCACTGGGAGTGTATGACTTTTTGAATTTAGTGTTTAACTAGTGCCAAGTTTTGGCACCAAAATATtgccagttactgatgaggagaatcccaAACGCTAAATATTAACTTTAAGTCCCCTCGAACAAAAAAACTgggtcattattttttttaaccttTATTTATTCCAAAATCAGCCTAATCACTTTCTTATAAACAATCTCAAATGCCGAATCCCCATAGATGAAGTCCGAATGCTCCAACCGATCGTACGGCTGTAACCTCAACCGGGCACTGTTGATCAGCTTCGAAGCCAACCGTTCGACACCCGAGGGATCCACAATTTTATCACTCAAACCGTAGTGAATGTTGATCGGCACCGTTACCCGATCCAGCCGGTAATCCGGGGGAGTCCGAGTGCCGTACAACCGAAGGTTCTTATCCGCACCGTAATCGTACGGCGCGAATCGCTGGCTCCAGATAAGCTGAACGTAGTGTAGGACCTCCTTCATTGAACCTCCGGCCGGCAGGGTCGGGTAGATCCGATCGATCCAGGTCCGGTTCATTCCGACACTTTCGCCGGCTATTATTTGGTAGTACAGTTCCAGGCAGGCTTCCTTCTGCTTTTCGCAGGCTTTCACCGTGACCTGATTGGTAGAGTACAGGGCGTAGACGGACTGCAGTAGATGGGTTGGAGCGTTAGAAACATTTAGTCGATCTTAAGGTCGAATACAGGATACTCACCCGAAAAACTTTAGCAAGTTTTTTAACGGTAAGGGTCGTGAAACGATACCAGGTGTTGGACACGAATGCCCCCGGACACATTGCATCCAAGTAGCTCAGTTTTTCGTTGTACTCCGGACGGGATGAAAGTAGGACCATAGCGAGGGCACCACCTTCCGAGTAAACAACCAGTCGAAGTTTCGGTTGCTTGGTTTCCTGCAGGACTTTGTCGATGGTCGCAGCAAGATCGTAGTAGCCCATTTCGTGCCAACTGTAGTCCCAAAACTCTTGCGAGCAGGTGCAGTAGTGTTCGTGTTGATGGGAATTTAGCGAGGATCGAGTGTTCGCAAGCCAGACATCGAAGCCCAGATCCACCAGCTGATAAGCCAGTGATCGCTGCGGTCCAAGAACCAACCAATCCGCGGAGGAGTGCAGAATACCATGCTGCAACAGAATCACTTCCCGACTGACGTTCCCAGCCGGACGCTGATCGCGCCAAATCCGATATAGTTTCAGCACGTACCCATCTTCCGTAACGACACGGTGTGGTTCACCTTGATAGCCGTCAACTGCCAGCAGTTGGTCCTGAGAAAAATCAAACACACACAACATGCTAATTAAAGTGTCAATGAAAACTCGACCATCTCGTTTCTTACCGTACGTTCGCGGTTAAGCGGAAGCGAATCGAGAAATGCATTAACCGGATCACACACGCAATCATTTCGAAGAAGCAGCGGAAGAACTAGTCGTACGCCGAACGTCAACAGCAGACCACAACCCGCGACGATCACCCGCGAAAGCATTCTCTGATTCCTTCAACTGAACTGTTCACGGATGGTTCTAAACGCGTACAGAACTACAGGTCGGTCGCCAAAGAACTGCCAGTGCCACATGCACTTGTTTACCCGTTGACGAAGATGATGATGATCGTACTCGCTGAAGCGTCAAGATCAAACCACGAGTACCATATCAACTCCAATAACCGAAACCGGCCATCCATCCaacgctgctgctgttgttcgGAGCCCAAAACATGTGCCCGGCATAAAAGTCTAATCGATTAAATCTGCGATCACCGCACCGCGGTGTGTTTCTTCGCGGCACCTCTGCCTACCTACCCACCTGCCGCGGAGAGATTAATCAAAGTACCAAATTTTTGTGCCTCACGGCTGCCGGCAAATGAATGTGTAATTGCGCGCAGATCTTCCGAAACATGCTCGTTTGCAATTGAAGCAGCCGCTAAATGGTTTGCACTTGACCTTGACGATCGCGCGAGAACCGGTGTCGTCCGCCGGTGCGCTGTTAGAAGAGCTATAGAGAGAAGTTGTTGTTATTTTGTTCGTCGGCGATATTTCACACCTTGCTGCCGGTGAGCGGCTTGTGCCATAAACCCATCACTGACTTTTCTCGTTCAAAATCTTTCTCGTatgtatagttttttttttgtattcgaCCAATAGGTACTTGATTCAGGCACGATTCGACATACTGGTTGTCCtcattttttgtgtttattGATGGCACGGTAGGTGTTTACCGAATTGTCTAAATGTGCACTTTGAAACCATAGGGTAAGGTGAACAGGTAAAACATAGTCCCTCCAATGGTACCTTCTTCTTACATAGCACCAAACTGACACACGTTCGTATTGTCCTCACCGAGTATAGCGAAATAGAAAACCCCGTAACGGGTTGCGTATCGGATCACGGACAACTATTCAATTGGCCCATACCGTGCGTGCGTATCTTCAAGCTTAACTAGCTTCAAATATTCAATTCGATCAGGTGGTATTAATAGCATCCCGCGATTTACTACTGTGTGGTGGGTATGGCCACGAAGTTTGAAACGATTGATAACTATGCAAATTAATTCGTTATAAAGCATTTTGGGTATTTGTTTAATTCGATCGTTGTGGTTTATGATTAGTATTTTCGGTGTCATTTCAATATGTCTCATTGGAACGAAAGTATGGCAGTAGGCGAAGCAACACGATCTTTGGGTTGTTGAGTTTGAAAATAGTGTATATTTAAATCGATGACAGTGGAAACGATGCTAGTCTTACTGGATTCATCAGGTCCGTCGAAATTGATTGCTACAGGCTGGCGTAGTTATCTAGGAAAAGACAATAATCAATAGGAAAGGAAAAACGacgttaaaaataaaatatcgtcCCTATATTGAACCTTTCCGAAAATGAGTCACATATAGAAATAATTTCACTGAATGGAAAAAATAACgttgaaaaataaattagttgtgaaatttgcgtttcgacttcgtctcatcagattccaacactaacttagtgacagaactaagctagtGCTGAATTGACGCTAGCTCTAAAGAAACGAAGTCACAATttatgttcctgagcaaacccctagtcaattGTGATGTTCTGCAAGAAAATAAGCTCATTGCAAGCAGATGAGAACTACTGAAATCGAgttttggtttggcttagcaagccaatgcaagatgcaATATGACTAATTTCGCGCCAagtcgtattcagagttggcagcaccctctcagatttcgATGAAACTTTCTGCACATCAAGACTTTGTCACACAAagtcactttgcatactttgtttttccaaaactaatctagactgtcttttcaaaagggtcaaactttttttttatcaatttttttcaagcggctatagtctaaaaatgacaaatcctacaaaaaatgttgattttcacagaattagtcaaatttttgaataaaaccgatttaatccacctagcagtgagatgagacatttcttacacatatcactgttggatcattcattagtttgcagaactcatccgaagtagtaaatcaaaattataaaatacacgaattaaaTTATATTAGCTTAATTAATGAAAGATCAGGCTATATTTAGAAACaagtataagattaatagaataaattgactcaaactaacaaattgaatgaaataaataaatggaatgactgaacctgaaatgaataaaattaaagatatgaacaaaatgaatcaaatgaatcaaatgaatcaaatgaatcaaatgaatcaaatgaatcaaatgaatcaaatgaatcaaatgaatcaaatgaatcaaatgaatcaaatgaatcaaatgaatcaaatgaatcaaatgaatcaaataaatcaaatgaatcaaatgaatcaaatgaatcaaatgaatcaaatgaatcaaatgaatcaaatgaatcaaatgaatcaaatgaatcaaatgaatcaaatgaatcaaatgaatcaaatgaatcaaataaatcaaatggatcaaattaatcaaatgaatcaagtgaagcaaatgaatcaatttaatttaagggttcaaa carries:
- the LOC131689677 gene encoding lipase 1-like, which encodes MLSRVIVAGCGLLLTFGVRLVLPLLLRNDCVCDPVNAFLDSLPLNRERTDQLLAVDGYQGEPHRVVTEDGYVLKLYRIWRDQRPAGNVSREVILLQHGILHSSADWLVLGPQRSLAYQLVDLGFDVWLANTRSSLNSHQHEHYCTCSQEFWDYSWHEMGYYDLAATIDKVLQETKQPKLRLVVYSEGGALAMVLLSSRPEYNEKLSYLDAMCPGAFVSNTWYRFTTLTVKKLAKVFRSVYALYSTNQVTVKACEKQKEACLELYYQIIAGESVGMNRTWIDRIYPTLPAGGSMKEVLHYVQLIWSQRFAPYDYGADKNLRLYGTRTPPDYRLDRVTVPINIHYGLSDKIVDPSGVERLASKLINSARLRLQPYDRLEHSDFIYGDSAFEIVYKKVIRLILE